The following are encoded in a window of Vigna unguiculata cultivar IT97K-499-35 chromosome 8, ASM411807v1, whole genome shotgun sequence genomic DNA:
- the LOC114194406 gene encoding scarecrow-like transcription factor PAT1, translated as MQASEQHRSSSMYYQPLQQIEAYCLPQYRTLNQQLFYHDGGHGTHFSTPSSSELYCTLESSSVAGSFTLYNSPSTLSFSPNGSPISQHESQSYPSDQYHSPENTYGSPLSGSCITDDLSSFKHKLRELESVMLGPDSDNLDCYDSAISNGNNFASLEMDSWRQTMVAISSKNLKHILIACAKAIADNDLLMAQWLMDELRQMVSVSGDPIQRLGAYMLEGLVARLAASGSSIYKALRCKEPESSELLSYMHILYEVCPYFKFGYMSANGAIAEAMKDEERVHIIDFQIGQGSQWITLIQAFAARPGGPPHIRITGIDDSQSAYARGGGLHIVGRRLSKLAEHFKVPFEFHAAAISGCDVQLHNLGVRPGEALAVNFAFMLHHMPDESVSTQNHRDRLLRLVRSLSPKVVTLVEQESNTNTAAFFPRFLETLDYYTAMFESIDVTLPRDHKERINVEQHCLARDLVNIIACEGVERVERHEVLGKWRSRFAMAGFTPYPLSSLVNGTIKKLLENYSNRYRLEERDGALYLGWMNRDLVASCAWK; from the coding sequence ATGCAGGCATCAGAGCAACATAGAAGTTCAAGCATGTACTATCAACCATTACAACAAATTGAAGCCTATTGCTTGCCGCAGTATCGCACCCTTAATCAGCAGCTATTTTACCATGATGGAGGCCATGGAACTCACTTTTCAACTCCAAGTTCTTCTGAACTTTACTGTACATTGGAATCATCTTCTGTAGCTGGCAGTTTCACTCTTTACAACTCTCCTTCAACTCTTAGTTTCTCACCTAATGGTAGCCCCATATCGCAGCATGAGTCTCAGTCATATCCTTCTGATCAGTATCATTCCCCTGAGAATACCTATGGCTCTCCATTGAGTGGCTCCTGCATAACCGATGATTTAAGCAGCTTCAAGCACAAACTGAGAGAGTTGGAAAGTGTGATGCTTGGCCCTGACTCTGATAATCTTGATTGTTATGACAGTGCCATAAGCAATGGAAACAACTTTGCTTCACTTGAGATGGATAGCTGGAGACAAACAATGGTGGCAATTTCTAGCAAAAACCTGAAGCACATCCTTATTGCATGTGCCAAAGCCATTGCAGACAATGATTTGCTCATGGCACAGTGGCTGATGGATGAACTAAGGCAGATGGTGTCAGTTTCTGGCGACCCAATTCAACGGTTGGGAGCATACATGCTGGAAGGACTTGTTGCAAGATTAGCTGCTTCTGGGAGTTCAATATACAAAGCTTTAAGATGCAAAGAACCAGAAAGTTCTGAGCTTCTCTCCTACATGCACATACTGTATGAGGTTTGCCCTTATTTCAAATTTGGGTACATGTCTGCAAATGGAGCCATTGCAGAAGCTATGAAAGATGAAGAAAGGGTGCACATAATTGATTTCCAAATTGGTCAAGGAAGCCAGTGGATCACTTTAATTCAGGCTTTTGCAGCTAGACCTGGAGGGCCACCCCACATTCGGATTACAGGTATTGATGACTCACAATCAGCTTATGCTAGAGGTGGTGGACTGCACATAGTGGGAAGGAGGTTATCAAAGCTTGCTGAGCATTTTAAGGTGCCGTTTGAGTTTCATGCTGCAGCTATTTCTGGTTGTGATGTTCAACTACATAACCTTGGAGTTCGACCGGGGGAAGCTCTGGCTGTGAATTTTGCATTCATGCTACATCATATGCCAGATGAAAGTGTGAGTACACAGAATCACAGGGATAGGTTGTTGAGGTTGGTTAGGAGCCTATCGCCGAAGGTGGTGACACTTGTTGAGCAGGAATCTAACACAAACACTGCTGCATTCTTTCCTCGTTTCCTTGAAACTCTGGACTATTACACAGCAATGTTTGAGTCAATAGATGTGACTCTTCCTAGAGATCATAAAGAGAGAATCAATGTTGAGCAGCATTGTTTGGCGAGAGATTTGGTTAACATCATAGCTTGTGAAGGGGTTGAGAGGGTGGAACGGCATGAGGTGCTTGGGAAATGGAGATCAAGATTTGCAATGGCCGGTTTCACTCCTTACCCTTTGAGTTCACTGGTGAATGGTACCATTAAGAAATTGCTTGAGAACTACAGTAATAGATATAGACTTGAAGAGAGAGATGGAGCTCTTTATCTGGGTTGGATGAATAGAGATTTGGTTGCTTCTTGCGCATGGAAATGA